Proteins from a genomic interval of Arachis hypogaea cultivar Tifrunner chromosome 10, arahy.Tifrunner.gnm2.J5K5, whole genome shotgun sequence:
- the LOC112715381 gene encoding putative serine/threonine-protein kinase-like protein CCR3, whose protein sequence is MMTPLSSSEILRLSAAVIFTLSLLIPTSHALGSGATLAVTDASDTVCGVVAGESTQRIECSRLGSQLVPAVPPNISFSTVSGGATFFCGLRSGNRTLLCWNTITTTNGTFTPKRLYNNDTVLLENLAVGETHVCATVVGAGTVTCWRTSKTFKSPSRSLQFSSISSGSGFSCGILKNSSQVRCWGETVISRVIENGFKNMSMWSIVAGGSHVCGLNSTGFLVCIGDNDNFGQLDVPKNEAWEFGELALGASHGCALRRLNGTGSVVCWGGDGNFTSEVTKGVSFEVIVSGSNFTCGLVTRNLSVLCWGPGWPNNNGSRFELPLPSVLPGPCVQSSCDNCGPYPDSQSLCSDSDSNICKPCWSPIQAPPAATVPSSLPPGPAPRQRSRSRTLTRGLLAFAIVGSVGAVAGICTIVYCLWNGVCFGKKKVHNSVQPTITRGSSTSSGVSNNSRNNSRPLSRTSTIMRQGSRIMRRQRSGTSSTKHPDRAEEFALAELIAATDNFSPENKIGAGSFGVVYRGKLVDGREVAIKRGETGSKLKKFQEKESAFQSELSFLSRLHHKHLVRLVGFCEEKEERLLVYDYMKNGALYDHLHAKNNVEKSSSVLNSWKMRIKIALDASRGIEYLHNYAVPSIIHRDIKSSNILLDANWTARVSDFGLSLMSPEPDRDHRPMKAAGTVGYIDPEYYGLNVITAKSDVYGFGVVLLELLTGKRAIFKNGEDGDTPMSVVDFAVPAILSEELAKILDPRVGPPDANEAEAVELMAKIAMLCVNLEGKDRPTISDIVTNLERALLLCEGSHHHDSNSSGIISIVSD, encoded by the coding sequence ATGATGACACCACTTTCCTCCTCCGAAATCCTTCGTCTCTCCGCCGCGGTGATATTCACGCTCTCTCTACTGATCCCCACTTCCCATGCTCTCGGCTCCGGCGCTACCCTTGCCGTCACCGACGCCTCCGACACCGTCTGCGGCGTCGTCGCGGGGGAATCCACCCAACGCATTGAGTGCTCCCGCCTCGGTAGTCAGCTTGTCCCCGCCGTTCCCCCTAACATCTCATTCTCCACCGTCTCCGGCGGCGCCACCTTCTTCTGCGGCCTCAGGTCCGGCAACCGCACCTTGCTCTGTTGgaacaccatcaccaccaccaacgGAACCTTCACACCAAAGAGACTCTACAACAACGACACTGTTCTATTGGAGAATCTCGCCGTCGGAGAAACCCACGTTTGCGCCACCGTGGTCGGCGCCGGAACCGTTACGTGCTGGAGAACCAGCAAAACGTTCAAGTCCCCATCTAGGTCTCTTCAATTCTCTTCAATCTCATCTGGGTCAGGATTCTCTTGCGGGATTCTGAAGAACAGTTCTCAAGTTCGATGTTGGGGTGAAACGGTAATTTCAAGAGTGATTGAAAATGGGTTTAAGAACATGTCTATGTGGAGCATTGTCGCTGGTGGTTCACACGTTTGTGGGTTGAATTCAACTGGATTTCTGGTTTGCATAGGGGACAACGACAATTTTGGGCAACTTGATGTTCCAAAAAATGAAGCTTGGGAATTTGGTGAATTAGCACTTGGTGCTAGCCATGGATGTGCTTTGAGAAGGTTGAATGGAACTGGAAGCGTTGTTTGTTGGGGTGGTGATGGTAATTTCACATCGGAAGTAACAAAAGGTGTTTCCTTCGAGGTAATTGTTTCTGGGTCTAACTTCACTTGTGGATTAGTGACACGTAATCTTAGTGTTCTTTGTTGGGGTCCTGGTTGGCCTAATAATAATGGTTCAAGATTTGAACTTCCATTGCCTAGTGTTCTTCCGGGTCCTTGTGTTCAATCCTCTTGTGATAATTGTGGTCCATATCCTGATTCTCAATCTCTGTGTTCCGATTCTGATAGCAACATTTGCAAGCCTTGTTGGTCTCCAATTCAAGCTCCACCAGCGGCAACGGTTCCATCTTCGCTGCCGCCGGGGCCTGCTCCTCGGCAGAGGTCGCGGTCGAGGACATTGACTAGGGGTTTATTGGCATTTGCTATTGTTGGATCAGTTGGTGCTGTTGCTGGAATTTGCACAATTGTTTATTGTTTGTGGAATGGTGTTTGTTTTGGGAAGAAGAAAGTGCACAATTCTGTGCAGCCAACAATCACAAGAGGTAGTAGTACTTCAAGTGGTGTTTCCAACAATAGTAGGAACAATAGCAGGCCTCTTTCGAGGACTTCCACGATTATGCGACAAGGTTCGAGGATAATGCGCCGCCAGAGGAGTGGCACCTCATCCACAAAACACCCTGATAGGGCTGAGGAATTCGCCTTGGCCGAGCTAATAGCTGCAACGGACAATTTCTCGCCTGAGAACAAGATTGGGGCTGGAAGCTTTGGAGTTGTGTACAGGGGAAAGCTTGTGGACGGCCGTGAGGTGGCGATCAAGAGGGGCGAAACTGGCTCTAAATTGAAGAAGTTTCAAGAGAAAGAAAGCGCGTTTCAGTCCGAATTGTCCTTTTTGTCGCGGCTACACCACAAGCACTTGGTTAGGCTAGTTGGTTTCTGTGAGGAGAAAGAGGAGAGGCTCTTGGTTTATGATTACATGAAGAATGGTGCATTGTATGATCATTTGCACGCCAAGAACAATGTGGAGAAGAGTAGCAGTGTCTTGAATTCGTGGAAAATGAGGATCAAAATCGCCTTGGACGCCTCTCGGGGGATAGAATATCTCCACAATTATGCGGTTCCATCCATAATCCATAGAGATATCAAGTCTTCCAACATCCTCCTCGATGCAAATTGGACTGCTAGGGTATCCGATTTTGGATTGTCTTTGATGAGTCCAGAGCCAGACCGTGATCATCGGCCGATGAAGGCAGCTGGAACGGTTGGATATATTGATCCTGAGTACTATGGCCTAAATGTGATAACGGCAAAGAGTGATGTCTACGGCTTTGGAGTAGTTCTTTTAGAACTATTAACCGGAAAGCGAGCGATATTCAAGAATGGCGAAGATGGCGACACACCAATGAGTGTGGTGGACTTCGCCGTGCCTGCAATTTTGAGTGAGGAATTGGCGAAGATTTTGGACCCTAGGGTTGGACCACCAGATGCAAATGAAGCTGAGGCAGTGGAATTGATGGCAAAGATTGCAATGCTTTGTGTGAATTTGGAAGGAAAAGATAGACCAACCATTTCTGATATTGTTACCAATTTAGAGCGTGCATTGCTTCTTTGTGAAGGTTCTCATCATCATGATAGCAATTCGAGTGGTATAATCTCCATTGTCTCAGATTGA